A genomic stretch from Mesoplodon densirostris isolate mMesDen1 chromosome 3, mMesDen1 primary haplotype, whole genome shotgun sequence includes:
- the SCGB3A2 gene encoding secretoglobin family 3A member 2, with protein sequence MKLVTVFLLVTISICSYSATAFLINSLPLPVNKALSLPPDNVLPLMDPLKLLLKTLGISVEHLVEGLRKCVSELGPEASEAVKKLLEALSYLV encoded by the exons ATGAAGCTGGTCACTGTGTTCCTGCTGGTGACCATCAGCATTTGCAGTTACTCTG CTACCGCCTTCCTCATCAACAGTTTGCCACTTCCTGTCAACAAGGCTTTATCTTTACCTCCGGACAACGTTCTCCCCCTCATGGACCCACTTAAGCTTCTTCTGAAAACTCTGGGCATTTCTGTTGAGCACCTTGTGGAAGGGCTAAGGAAGTGTGTGAGTGAGCTGGGACCAGAGGCCTCTGAGGCCGTGAAGAAACTGCTG GAGGCACTCTCATATTTGGTGTGA